The following proteins are co-located in the Polystyrenella longa genome:
- a CDS encoding protein kinase domain-containing protein — translation MSDYDDSFLKSLVSYQEQLNSADAVERTKIGEDCSLPLEALQKLAENQQCLDFIDKIRRMVAYQSPHEVTELLPTTIGKFQVLSQLGMGGFGIVFHAKDPDNNRSVAIKIPRPEILMSEDHVRRFRNEARTAAQLDHPNIVQVFDSGAEGVVPYIVMPYVTGGNLAIWRDQQRKIAPREAAEIVMHLARGMAHAHSRGILHRDIKPSNVLLEPVGEMKNGSFLKFIPKLTDFGLAKQENSEEDLTRSGLTPGTSSYMSPEQVLGSSKDVTAKSDIFSLSIILYELLSGTHPFRSHSESETLNNLNLTELIPSRQYRLSVPRDLQAICLKGLEKKPEQRYRSADELADDLERFLDGRTVLARPANLLKKTLKWGKRHPLLAMASTILSVSLCLLICVTFYYNNKLQILLVQSERGRVTVEKQSFAIRQRSCMTDTRLAQSAWSQGNTKQALRLLKRHFPGKGEKDVRSFAWWHLWKEFNDTTRILGEHADQITSVAPHPSGHLVASSCRDGVIKIWDLESLDKVSSLRGHESGSINCVVFSPSGDSLVSVGDDSAICFWDTLDWSLRKQIHLDGGKINRASFSADGDLLAVAGVDSVIHIRAASTGEPLQTLDGHQKEISDLTFHPTERILASTSKDGTIRVWDFRAGEKPKQFVIQVPRPENWCRSLAFSPVGDRLAGGSIMNDTFVWSTADGDMGELIDAEKQYPNARSLCWPAANRLYKADITGSVTEFQIADRALRKTKKILLDEEIFVGRTSTRHSQAINSLHKVPHSSFFVSGSEDRTIRLWKVLQSLELVPADLRDQEPFKTASHREFNRMYWTPSKLFIMTHEGVRNDIGWDSEDSFLHVFSKIEEPVQHRLTMPSGQDIAVSPSGGKLIQAYHEGRLTLMNTHTRKQDWERSLPPFLHPDYIHGVPVINNLETHFILAWGSDLYFGDLRTGEMEEPLKNEYFTPSVIFVNEESGPLNAISGDDRGNVHLWNLEGGGIKKRLWTSLGSSINSLSLSPSRQRLAIGLSNGSAVVFLYPEMEKIAEFSHEDVVTKMEFCNQDRILVSSSVRTHFWDLENESELLCFPEPVSLHWENTHEELFTRCSGPFAVSPDRDRVAVILQGEMRLIDLSPPSEQAR, via the coding sequence ATGAGCGACTATGACGACTCATTTCTCAAATCACTGGTATCGTACCAAGAGCAGTTGAATTCGGCTGACGCTGTTGAACGTACCAAAATTGGAGAGGATTGCTCCTTGCCCCTTGAGGCACTGCAGAAGCTTGCCGAAAACCAGCAATGTCTTGACTTCATCGACAAAATTCGCAGGATGGTTGCCTACCAGTCCCCACATGAGGTAACAGAGCTATTACCGACGACTATTGGTAAGTTTCAGGTTCTCTCTCAATTAGGAATGGGCGGGTTCGGAATCGTGTTTCACGCGAAGGATCCGGACAACAATCGGTCGGTGGCTATTAAAATTCCTCGTCCTGAAATCTTGATGTCGGAAGATCATGTCCGCCGGTTTCGCAACGAAGCCCGCACGGCCGCTCAGTTGGATCATCCCAATATCGTTCAGGTTTTTGATAGTGGTGCTGAGGGCGTCGTACCCTATATTGTGATGCCTTACGTCACAGGCGGAAATTTGGCGATTTGGCGCGATCAACAGCGGAAAATCGCCCCGCGTGAGGCGGCCGAGATCGTCATGCATTTAGCCCGGGGAATGGCACATGCCCATAGCCGGGGAATTTTGCACAGAGACATTAAGCCGTCGAATGTTTTACTGGAACCTGTCGGCGAAATGAAAAATGGCTCTTTTCTTAAATTCATTCCTAAACTGACTGATTTCGGTTTGGCGAAACAGGAAAACTCGGAAGAAGATTTGACTCGCTCAGGTTTGACCCCGGGAACATCGAGTTATATGTCGCCGGAACAGGTGCTGGGCAGCAGCAAAGACGTAACCGCGAAATCGGATATCTTCAGTCTGAGCATTATTCTCTACGAATTGCTGTCAGGAACACACCCTTTCCGCTCCCATTCCGAATCGGAAACCCTTAATAATCTCAATCTCACGGAACTAATTCCTTCTCGTCAGTATCGACTGTCCGTTCCCCGGGATCTTCAGGCGATATGTCTCAAAGGACTCGAGAAAAAACCAGAACAGCGTTATCGATCGGCAGATGAACTGGCCGACGACTTAGAGCGTTTTTTAGATGGTCGAACTGTGCTGGCTCGGCCTGCGAATCTCTTAAAAAAAACCCTCAAATGGGGAAAACGCCACCCCTTGCTGGCAATGGCTTCCACGATCTTGAGCGTCAGCCTCTGTCTCCTGATCTGCGTGACATTCTATTACAACAATAAATTGCAGATATTGCTGGTCCAATCAGAACGAGGTCGGGTAACGGTTGAAAAGCAGTCGTTCGCTATTCGTCAAAGATCATGCATGACGGATACGCGTCTGGCTCAGTCGGCCTGGTCTCAGGGCAATACCAAACAAGCACTGAGGCTACTAAAGCGGCACTTTCCCGGTAAAGGTGAAAAGGATGTCCGTAGTTTTGCATGGTGGCATTTATGGAAGGAATTTAACGATACTACTCGTATTCTCGGGGAGCATGCAGATCAAATTACTAGTGTCGCTCCCCACCCGTCTGGTCACTTGGTCGCATCCTCCTGCAGAGATGGAGTGATTAAGATCTGGGACCTTGAAAGCCTGGATAAAGTTTCCTCTCTTCGTGGACATGAATCAGGAAGCATCAATTGCGTAGTATTCTCACCGTCAGGCGATTCATTGGTCTCTGTCGGTGACGATTCCGCTATTTGTTTCTGGGATACTCTCGACTGGTCTCTCAGGAAACAGATCCACCTTGATGGAGGAAAGATAAATAGAGCTTCTTTTTCAGCTGACGGTGATTTACTGGCCGTCGCAGGTGTTGACTCTGTCATTCATATTCGAGCGGCTTCAACGGGAGAACCTCTGCAAACATTAGACGGGCATCAGAAGGAAATCAGTGACCTGACATTTCACCCCACTGAAAGAATCCTCGCCTCCACTTCTAAGGATGGAACGATTCGAGTCTGGGACTTCAGGGCTGGTGAGAAACCGAAGCAATTTGTAATTCAGGTGCCGAGACCTGAAAACTGGTGTCGTTCTCTGGCTTTTTCACCAGTTGGCGATCGATTAGCGGGTGGGTCGATCATGAACGATACGTTCGTCTGGTCCACGGCCGACGGAGACATGGGAGAACTGATTGATGCGGAAAAACAATATCCCAACGCAAGATCGCTCTGCTGGCCTGCGGCAAATCGTCTATATAAAGCAGACATAACCGGTAGTGTGACAGAATTCCAGATAGCTGATCGCGCTCTTCGAAAAACCAAAAAGATCCTGCTCGACGAAGAGATTTTTGTGGGACGTACATCGACAAGGCATAGTCAGGCTATCAATTCGCTGCATAAGGTACCCCATTCGTCCTTTTTTGTAAGCGGCTCGGAGGATCGAACTATACGGTTGTGGAAGGTTCTTCAGTCGCTGGAGCTAGTTCCGGCCGATTTGCGGGATCAGGAACCGTTTAAGACGGCGTCGCATCGGGAATTCAACAGGATGTATTGGACTCCTTCCAAGTTATTCATCATGACCCATGAGGGGGTTCGGAATGATATCGGCTGGGATTCGGAAGATAGCTTTCTCCATGTGTTTTCAAAAATCGAGGAGCCCGTACAGCATCGATTAACAATGCCTTCTGGCCAGGATATCGCTGTTTCTCCCAGCGGTGGCAAATTGATACAGGCTTATCACGAAGGCCGGTTAACGCTGATGAATACCCACACACGGAAACAGGACTGGGAAAGATCGCTGCCCCCCTTTCTTCATCCGGACTATATACATGGAGTTCCGGTCATCAACAATCTAGAGACTCACTTCATTCTTGCGTGGGGTAGCGACCTGTATTTTGGAGATTTGCGAACCGGTGAAATGGAAGAACCGCTCAAAAATGAGTATTTCACGCCCTCTGTCATTTTCGTAAACGAAGAATCTGGGCCATTGAATGCTATCTCCGGAGATGACCGGGGCAATGTACATCTCTGGAATTTGGAGGGGGGGGGAATAAAAAAGAGACTTTGGACAAGCCTCGGATCGAGCATCAACTCGCTCAGCCTGTCACCAAGTCGCCAACGTTTGGCGATAGGTCTCTCTAACGGATCAGCGGTTGTCTTTCTTTACCCTGAAATGGAAAAGATCGCTGAGTTTTCCCATGAAGATGTTGTCACAAAAATGGAATTTTGTAACCAGGATCGCATTCTCGTATCGTCTTCAGTCCGAACCCACTTCTGGGATCTGGAAAATGAAAGTGAGCTGCTCTGCTTTCCTGAACCGGTATCTTTGCATTGGGAAAATACACATGAAGAGCTATTTACCCGCTGCTCGGGGCCATTTGCCGTCAGCCCGGATCGAGATCGGGTGGCGGTGATCCTGCAAGGGGAAATGCGACTTATTGATCTGAGCCCTCCATCAGAACAGGCACGATAG
- a CDS encoding SBBP repeat-containing protein produces MLSAPVADAGGPYSIKTGETLQLDASGSTDAEQDSITLTYEWDLDGDGLFGEIGVAALYGDEIGMNPVFETDMFPFEQVVTVELRVTDDGGASDLTSTKIDLFDLPLQLDFAGVQEGLDGINTRDIATDSSGNSYIVGSFSGTIDADPGTNVHNLTSNGDQDIVISKLDFQGNLVWAQSIGGTDKDVGNSISVDIHGNIHITGYFSSNTVDFDPGPGVYNLTNPDASAINMFILKLSGTGDFQWSRHSSGPKYSSGNSITVDNIGNVYATGFFSRTVDFDPGLETYNLISLSSTEDIFILKLSSSGDFIWAKGLGSKFIDYGYSISLDNSGNIYTTGYFLRTTTNSPNRYMDFDPGPDVYNLRSTTDPSAYVLKLDSLGNFLWARNIGGERGYSISTDSQGSVYTSGRFSGTVDFNPGQDIYNLTSHGEMDVFISKLDSSGNFLWARNLGGTGDDSVASITVDSQNNIYTTGYFLETGDFDPGPGVYNLSSKGGNDIFVSKLDSSGNFLWAESFGSELSESASGLDVSLAGDIYLTGYFFGHLDFDPDIDVYSLTTDRGAFIARYNQTGTDRVNGPPSINAGGPYTVQSTKLLQLDASGTSDTGQNTNSLTFEWDLDGDDVFGETGNEATHGDETGINPTYLAPNVDSTEVISVKLKVTDLDGLTSTGMVNVTVERVLPKFGFGYNGNTSIDADAKSIGTDAAGNVYSVGSYEGEMTINPAISSPDLVSTGGRDGYLIKHDVSGDFVWAKEIKGYGNESIESVAIDGTGNILLTGYFDNTVDFDPGPNTFERTSSNESDAFLMKLNQNGDFLWVKSIGGTGSILGKVVKFNGNGNIIVAGHFNNTIDLDPSSSIFSLSADDSTDAFLAAYSPTGQFLWGNHFEGNNAVYINDIDFDDADNMYLTGSYYSTVDFNPDSSRQYHTSIGSSDVFLVKLNNIGRYEWSKSFGSSYSDSGRGLLLHENGDIYVTGKLETLIDDSSAPWLGSRRDSDLFVYRYNPNGNLQWTQKISGSSWIESEGIAEDSEGEIYVVGSYTDSMQVENNAGTTTLESAGGDNALLIKMDTEGNYLWALDYPSNNASRIIAISIDASDNILLTGAYRRKIDFDPGPGSYELTDNSLIFEPDSDIFISKLIQNEIVQEEPTYETPETLISYSTRGQQRTGVAGQRSVAAAADGRYVTTWWSDEGDGDGAGVFAQLYRADGSKVGGPFIVSTTTDEDQINPSAAMQADGSFMIAWQSDSDPGAGVNWEIHAQRYLASGLLDGGEIAINSELASNQSLADVVYLANGHFVVTWTGKGPGDANGIFARIFDASGNPQGPEFLVNGTTAGAQVNPSLTADRAGGFAAVWHGDGTGDSNGVFFRRFDQLGTALSSEVRVNQTVAGVQQTASVTQTNNDDFIVAWSGEGTGDSNGIFTRRLTPLGDVTGNEILVNQTTGGNQVTPSITPDLTTNGYLVTWSHQNSGNDYDIKLRPFNGSDVATEGEQTINQVLENRQWNPTIIQRSTSSGDQYVLAWGGYGDGDTAGVFTRALDSSLNPITPETLVSSSTKGQQRTGVGGQHAAATAADGRYVTTWWSDEGDGDGAGVFGLLYRADGSKVGGPFIVSTTTDEDQINPSVAMQETGQFVIVWQTDADSGAGVNWEIHGQRFLASGLLDGSEFLINSETVSNQTLADVVYLDNGSFVVTWTGKGPGDANGVFARIFDASGTPLGTEFLVNEITSGAQLNPSLTEDSAGGFSVVWHGNGAGDSNGVFFRRYDNAGTPLTGEVLVNETASGIQEAARVTQTATGDFIVTWNGEGIGDINGIFARRLSPAGALTGSETLVNEEPAGNQVTPSVVADHTGGGFLVVWSHQNSGIDYDIKFRKFDETDSSVSATQLANQVTENRQWNPTIIQRPTSEGNDFLVIWSGNGDGDTAGVFTRQFTFEEPIAALALSSISDAAFAEGLDEVLD; encoded by the coding sequence ATGTTATCGGCTCCCGTAGCCGATGCCGGTGGCCCCTATTCGATTAAAACAGGAGAAACTCTGCAGCTGGATGCCTCAGGCTCTACTGATGCGGAACAGGATTCAATAACACTCACTTACGAATGGGATCTCGATGGGGATGGATTATTCGGTGAGATTGGGGTAGCTGCTCTATATGGCGATGAAATTGGAATGAACCCAGTTTTTGAAACCGATATGTTCCCTTTTGAACAAGTGGTGACGGTTGAGCTACGAGTGACTGACGATGGTGGAGCCTCAGATCTTACTTCGACAAAGATCGATCTCTTTGATTTGCCATTGCAACTTGATTTTGCCGGTGTGCAAGAGGGACTAGACGGAATAAATACTCGTGACATTGCGACAGATAGTTCTGGTAACAGTTACATCGTTGGATCGTTCAGCGGAACTATCGACGCCGACCCTGGCACTAATGTCCACAACCTGACAAGTAATGGCGATCAAGACATCGTTATTTCGAAGCTTGATTTTCAAGGAAATCTCGTCTGGGCTCAGAGTATTGGTGGAACGGACAAAGATGTTGGCAATTCAATCTCGGTCGACATCCATGGCAATATTCATATTACGGGTTACTTTAGTAGTAACACTGTTGATTTTGATCCAGGACCGGGCGTTTACAACCTAACTAACCCAGACGCATCCGCAATCAACATGTTCATTTTGAAGCTGAGTGGTACTGGCGATTTCCAATGGAGTCGACACTCCAGTGGCCCCAAGTATTCTTCGGGGAATTCGATCACAGTAGACAATATTGGAAATGTCTACGCTACTGGTTTCTTCAGCAGAACAGTGGATTTCGATCCTGGACTTGAGACTTATAATCTGATTAGTCTATCGAGTACGGAGGATATATTTATATTAAAGCTAAGTAGTTCCGGGGACTTTATCTGGGCAAAAGGTCTTGGAAGTAAGTTTATAGATTATGGATACTCAATCTCTTTAGATAATTCGGGAAATATTTATACCACAGGCTACTTTTTACGTACCACAACAAACTCACCAAATAGGTATATGGACTTCGATCCTGGGCCAGATGTATACAATCTCAGAAGCACAACGGACCCGAGTGCATATGTGCTGAAACTTGACAGTTTGGGGAACTTTCTGTGGGCCAGGAACATCGGAGGAGAAAGAGGATATTCTATCTCGACAGATAGCCAGGGTAGTGTTTACACCTCAGGACGCTTCTCTGGAACTGTTGACTTTAATCCAGGGCAAGATATTTACAACTTAACCAGCCATGGAGAGATGGATGTTTTCATCTCCAAACTTGACAGTTCAGGCAACTTTCTCTGGGCTAGAAATCTAGGTGGAACAGGGGATGACTCAGTCGCTTCCATTACGGTTGATAGTCAAAACAATATTTACACAACAGGTTATTTCCTAGAGACAGGAGACTTCGATCCAGGACCGGGCGTATACAACCTTTCAAGTAAAGGGGGGAATGATATTTTTGTATCAAAGCTAGATAGTTCTGGGAACTTTTTATGGGCAGAAAGTTTCGGTAGCGAACTTTCCGAATCAGCATCCGGTCTCGATGTCAGCCTTGCCGGCGATATTTATCTCACAGGTTACTTTTTTGGACATTTAGACTTCGATCCAGACATTGACGTCTATTCCCTCACTACAGATCGTGGGGCGTTTATCGCCAGATATAATCAGACCGGCACCGATAGAGTTAATGGTCCTCCGAGCATAAATGCAGGAGGCCCCTACACAGTTCAATCAACTAAACTACTCCAGTTGGATGCTTCAGGTACGTCTGATACAGGCCAAAACACCAACTCTCTCACTTTTGAATGGGATCTCGATGGCGATGATGTTTTCGGTGAGACTGGCAATGAAGCTACTCATGGTGACGAAACTGGCATTAACCCAACATACTTGGCCCCCAACGTCGACAGTACCGAAGTCATTTCCGTAAAGTTGAAAGTGACCGACTTGGATGGACTCACTAGTACAGGCATGGTGAATGTCACGGTTGAGAGAGTGCTGCCTAAATTTGGTTTTGGTTATAATGGAAATACATCCATTGATGCGGATGCTAAGAGCATTGGCACGGATGCAGCAGGAAATGTCTATTCCGTAGGCTCTTATGAGGGTGAGATGACGATTAACCCGGCGATCTCCAGTCCTGATTTAGTAAGTACAGGGGGGCGTGACGGCTATTTGATCAAACATGATGTGTCGGGGGACTTCGTATGGGCCAAAGAGATCAAGGGCTACGGGAATGAAAGCATAGAAAGTGTAGCCATAGATGGAACTGGAAATATCTTGCTGACAGGTTATTTTGACAACACTGTCGATTTTGATCCAGGTCCGAACACGTTTGAACGGACGAGTAGCAACGAGTCAGATGCATTCCTAATGAAGCTCAATCAAAACGGCGACTTCCTATGGGTAAAAAGTATTGGCGGCACGGGTTCGATTCTGGGAAAAGTTGTCAAATTCAATGGTAATGGAAATATTATCGTCGCTGGACATTTTAATAATACGATCGATCTTGATCCATCCAGTTCAATTTTCTCCCTGAGTGCGGACGATTCTACGGACGCATTTCTTGCTGCCTACAGCCCCACTGGTCAATTTCTATGGGGTAACCATTTCGAAGGAAATAATGCTGTTTATATTAATGATATAGACTTTGATGATGCTGATAATATGTATCTGACTGGAAGTTACTATTCAACGGTCGATTTCAATCCAGATTCTTCCCGGCAATACCACACCAGTATCGGGTCCTCAGATGTATTCCTTGTGAAGTTGAACAACATAGGAAGATATGAATGGTCAAAAAGTTTCGGCTCCAGTTATTCCGATAGCGGGCGGGGTCTTCTACTCCATGAGAATGGCGATATCTATGTCACCGGAAAGCTTGAAACACTTATTGATGATAGCTCAGCTCCTTGGCTAGGTAGTAGAAGAGACAGTGATCTTTTTGTCTATCGATACAACCCCAATGGAAATTTGCAATGGACGCAGAAGATCAGCGGTTCATCCTGGATCGAATCAGAGGGAATCGCCGAAGATTCCGAGGGGGAAATTTACGTAGTAGGGTCCTATACTGACTCCATGCAAGTTGAAAATAATGCCGGGACGACTACTTTGGAATCTGCTGGTGGAGACAATGCGTTACTTATAAAAATGGACACAGAGGGGAATTACCTTTGGGCACTTGACTACCCAAGTAATAATGCCAGTCGAATTATCGCAATCTCTATTGATGCTTCTGACAATATTCTTCTGACCGGAGCGTATCGTAGAAAGATCGATTTTGACCCGGGACCTGGTTCCTACGAATTAACTGATAACTCACTAATTTTTGAGCCTGACTCGGATATATTCATCTCAAAACTGATCCAGAATGAAATTGTCCAAGAAGAACCTACTTACGAAACTCCCGAAACTCTCATTAGCTATTCAACTCGGGGGCAGCAGCGGACCGGTGTTGCTGGCCAGCGGTCGGTGGCTGCAGCGGCGGATGGTCGGTATGTGACCACCTGGTGGAGTGATGAGGGAGACGGAGATGGTGCGGGGGTCTTCGCTCAGCTTTATCGAGCCGACGGTAGCAAAGTCGGTGGACCGTTTATCGTCAGCACGACGACTGATGAAGACCAAATCAATCCTTCGGCTGCAATGCAAGCCGACGGGTCGTTTATGATCGCCTGGCAATCGGATAGCGATCCCGGAGCCGGAGTCAACTGGGAGATCCACGCTCAGCGATACCTTGCCAGTGGTCTGCTCGATGGTGGCGAGATCGCGATTAACAGCGAACTGGCTTCGAATCAGTCATTAGCTGATGTTGTATATTTGGCGAATGGTCATTTCGTGGTCACCTGGACCGGAAAGGGACCAGGAGATGCCAACGGTATTTTCGCCCGCATCTTCGATGCGAGTGGTAACCCGCAGGGACCTGAGTTCCTCGTTAATGGAACGACAGCCGGTGCCCAGGTCAATCCGTCACTCACTGCTGATCGTGCCGGTGGGTTTGCTGCCGTGTGGCATGGTGACGGTACTGGCGATAGCAATGGTGTCTTCTTCCGTCGATTTGATCAGTTGGGTACCGCACTCTCAAGCGAAGTTCGGGTAAATCAGACGGTTGCAGGAGTGCAACAGACCGCTTCGGTTACGCAAACCAACAACGATGACTTCATCGTCGCCTGGAGTGGCGAAGGAACGGGAGATTCCAATGGTATCTTCACTCGCCGGTTAACTCCCCTGGGAGACGTTACAGGCAATGAGATTCTTGTGAATCAGACAACCGGAGGAAATCAGGTCACTCCCTCCATCACACCTGATCTTACCACCAATGGTTACCTCGTTACCTGGTCGCATCAGAATTCAGGAAACGACTATGACATCAAACTGCGTCCGTTCAATGGAAGTGATGTGGCAACGGAGGGCGAGCAGACGATCAATCAGGTGCTTGAGAACCGCCAATGGAATCCCACGATCATTCAACGTTCAACGTCCAGCGGTGATCAATACGTCCTCGCGTGGGGCGGATACGGAGATGGCGACACAGCCGGTGTCTTTACACGAGCATTAGACTCCAGTCTCAATCCCATCACTCCGGAAACCCTCGTTAGTTCTTCCACCAAAGGGCAACAACGGACGGGAGTGGGTGGACAGCATGCAGCGGCTACCGCTGCTGACGGTCGCTACGTCACTACTTGGTGGAGCGACGAAGGAGATGGCGACGGAGCCGGAGTCTTTGGTCTATTGTATCGGGCTGATGGTAGTAAAGTGGGCGGACCGTTTATCGTCAGCACAACAACAGACGAAGACCAGATTAACCCTTCAGTCGCGATGCAGGAGACGGGTCAGTTTGTCATCGTCTGGCAGACCGACGCCGATTCCGGCGCAGGAGTAAACTGGGAAATCCACGGTCAACGCTTCCTCGCCAGTGGCTTGCTCGACGGTAGCGAGTTCCTGATCAACAGTGAAACGGTATCTAACCAGACACTCGCAGATGTCGTCTATCTCGACAACGGCAGCTTTGTCGTTACCTGGACAGGAAAAGGGCCGGGCGATGCCAATGGTGTCTTTGCCCGGATCTTTGATGCGAGCGGTACCCCCCTCGGAACCGAGTTTCTGGTTAACGAGATAACATCCGGAGCCCAGCTCAACCCTTCACTGACAGAGGATAGCGCGGGTGGCTTTAGCGTCGTGTGGCACGGCAATGGAGCAGGGGACAGTAATGGCGTCTTCTTCCGTCGGTACGACAACGCGGGAACTCCTCTAACGGGTGAAGTACTCGTCAATGAAACCGCTTCCGGAATACAGGAAGCAGCACGTGTCACCCAGACAGCAACGGGTGACTTCATCGTCACTTGGAACGGAGAGGGCATTGGCGATATCAACGGTATCTTTGCCAGGCGTCTCTCTCCCGCCGGCGCTTTGACCGGATCGGAAACGCTCGTCAATGAGGAACCAGCCGGTAATCAAGTGACTCCCTCAGTTGTCGCAGACCACACTGGGGGTGGGTTTCTTGTCGTCTGGTCACATCAGAACTCCGGTATCGACTACGACATTAAGTTCCGTAAGTTCGATGAAACCGATTCCTCTGTCTCCGCGACTCAGCTTGCGAATCAGGTGACCGAGAACCGGCAATGGAACCCGACCATTATTCAGCGTCCCACTTCGGAAGGGAATGATTTCCTCGTGATCTGGAGCGGCAACGGAGACGGCGACACCGCTGGTGTCTTCACGCGCCAGTTCACCTTCGAAGAACCAATCGCAGCCCTCGCACTATCATCGATCAGCGACGCTGCCTTCGCAGAGGGATTAGACGAGGTGCTCGATTAA
- a CDS encoding putative zinc-binding metallopeptidase: MWKRLEEAKRRLLYTLDLLQLPYGTNSNGLEPRLKFDFKSDVVTQANQWWWSLGKEERVYTGHAEGKITINLREADTVEREKARVLFQEAHRTVIGHFRHEISHYYWEMLVKGKTEVECKAVFGDHENPSYANAQKRFYKEGPVGNWQSTFVSAYASMHPWEDFAETFATYLDMISVLDTAMHMDIHQSCDPSQTELTVMVSHYVKLGVLLNEMNRAMGLIDYVPEILVPPVVSKMQYIHDLLQQAAHTLPVT, encoded by the coding sequence ATGTGGAAACGGCTTGAAGAGGCAAAACGCCGATTGCTATACACGTTAGATCTTCTTCAGCTTCCGTACGGGACGAATTCGAACGGATTGGAACCGCGTCTCAAGTTTGATTTCAAATCCGATGTGGTGACGCAAGCGAACCAGTGGTGGTGGTCATTGGGGAAAGAGGAACGCGTCTACACGGGTCATGCGGAAGGGAAAATCACAATCAATCTCCGCGAGGCTGATACAGTGGAGCGAGAAAAAGCCCGTGTGCTTTTCCAGGAAGCTCACCGAACTGTTATCGGTCACTTTCGTCACGAAATATCGCATTACTACTGGGAAATGCTTGTGAAGGGGAAAACAGAGGTGGAGTGCAAAGCCGTCTTTGGCGATCACGAAAACCCGAGTTACGCAAATGCACAAAAGAGATTCTACAAAGAGGGGCCAGTTGGGAACTGGCAATCCACATTTGTGAGTGCCTATGCATCAATGCATCCGTGGGAAGACTTTGCTGAAACGTTCGCAACGTATCTGGATATGATCAGCGTCCTTGATACCGCCATGCACATGGATATTCACCAAAGTTGCGATCCAAGTCAAACGGAGCTCACGGTGATGGTGTCGCACTACGTCAAACTAGGAGTCTTACTTAACGAGATGAATCGAGCGATGGGACTCATCGATTATGTACCGGAGATTCTGGTGCCGCCAGTCGTTTCTAAAATGCAGTACATTCATGATCTACTACAACAAGCGGCTCATACCCTGCCCGTGACTTAG
- a CDS encoding transglutaminase domain-containing protein, protein MWLHASCLLDFNIPVDTPFLLMLRPRSGKQQWVGREQYVLKPSISAIEFTDPFGNLCQRLVAPAGSFSVQTSFDIEVADSSDTAFGAFFIPVEQLPEDTLPFLLPSRYCESDRFSKMASSLVQGVAPGYDQCNKIVEYIRTNIKYAPGEGQEIISACEVNERSQAVCRDMAHLGIACCRALSIPARLVVGYLETLQPMDLHAWFEVYVGGRWYTFDPTQDNLKGGRVAIAYGRDAADVAVYTQFGDPVEVLRMQINVEQISPPQY, encoded by the coding sequence ATGTGGCTGCATGCTTCCTGTTTACTCGACTTCAATATCCCCGTGGATACCCCCTTCCTACTCATGCTGCGGCCCCGTAGCGGGAAACAGCAATGGGTGGGTCGCGAACAGTATGTGTTAAAACCCAGTATTTCTGCCATCGAATTCACCGACCCGTTCGGCAATCTCTGTCAGCGACTGGTGGCCCCCGCCGGCTCGTTTTCAGTTCAGACTTCGTTTGACATTGAAGTCGCCGATTCCTCTGATACTGCTTTTGGCGCCTTCTTTATCCCAGTCGAACAGTTACCCGAAGATACACTCCCTTTCCTGCTGCCCAGCCGTTACTGCGAATCAGACCGCTTTTCAAAGATGGCCTCCTCGCTTGTCCAAGGAGTGGCCCCCGGCTACGACCAGTGCAACAAAATTGTGGAATACATTCGCACGAACATAAAATATGCGCCCGGTGAGGGTCAGGAAATCATCAGCGCCTGCGAAGTCAATGAAAGATCACAGGCAGTCTGCCGCGATATGGCTCACTTGGGGATCGCCTGCTGTCGCGCCCTGTCGATACCCGCACGACTGGTAGTCGGATATTTGGAAACACTGCAACCGATGGACCTACATGCCTGGTTTGAAGTTTACGTAGGCGGGCGCTGGTATACGTTCGACCCGACCCAGGACAATCTGAAAGGAGGACGAGTGGCGATTGCCTATGGTCGTGATGCAGCAGACGTTGCAGTCTATACCCAGTTCGGCGATCCTGTTGAGGTGCTCCGGATGCAAATCAATGTCGAACAGATCTCCCCGCCCCAGTATTGA